GTTGTCTCAATAGATACAAGCGGTAGAAATAGAAACTTCTTAAAATCCATGTCGTACCTCCATAGAATAATCCGGTGGCTGTGCACATCCTCCACTGGCCCTGGTACATGCCTGGAGCTGTGGGACTTCGCATCTGCACACTCACATCTGATATTTCCTGGGGGTCTAGTGAGTTCACCATAACTGTGTTTACATGCCCAAACTGATCCCCGCCAATGTATTTGAGACAGACCCCAGGTGGCCACGACTCTGCACCTGTAGTACACAAAAGGTGAGTGCAGTCAAATCACAACTCAAAACCATGATGTCACTGACATTTGGTCTGGTGAATAGTACAAACAGATTAGTAAACTTTACTTATACTGTGCAAGATGAACATGCGAACACAGTGACATGCTCCACACCTGTGTTTTGTATTCTCCAGGTCTTTGTGAACGGTGTATCTGGAGGAACAGACTCTCCTTCCCCAATTGTCACATCTTCGACAAAGGACATGGATGGCGTGTTGACGTTGGGACTTTCAAAGTCATAATATGCACCAATAGCAGCCTGCAGGTTCCTGTAACACATGATGAAGGGCATGGTATTAACGGAGGTCTCCATCCCACATGTGACCGTGGCCACAAGATTATGTACtttatgaatataaaatgaCATCAAGAAATCAGACAGTCAAGGTATTCTTTGACagaaaattttaattttttttgcatacttGTCCAGAAtacacaataatatatatatatatatatatatatatatatatatatatatatatatatatatatacacttttttttttttttacctaaaaaCTTGCTGAGTCAAGAAGTCTAGGTGACGGACAGTCTTCCTAATCTGCTGCCTGAAAACTATATTACTAAATGGGACAGTCCACCAATCTGACAATTACAAAGACAATCAATCCTAAAACAGGATTCACATCTATTATTAGATAGCTCAATTAGAATAAATTTGTAtcttttaatacaaaacatctaaaaagcACTGAATATTTCTGTTCTCTTTTATTTACGCATTTATTTGAATGTGAAGCGCTTTATACTAAAGCTGAAGTGATTGAGCAATTGATCCACATAAAATTAGGGGCGAtcctgaaaattaaaaaatgtatttgagagAGAGGTGCATGTTCACATCTGGCCAATTATTGTGTAAAGTTGGCATACTTGCCGGATAGGATGTTTTGGAAAGTTGCAAAAGAGTTTTGGTTTAAACATAGTGACATAGTACGGGTGATGCAAAAAACTTGAATCATAAAGCAACTCAATAACGTCGTTCATTGGACCCTTCCAGCTTGGTTAACACCAATGTCTGACAAACTCCCCACTTCTGGTTTGTAATGCAGACATTCTGTTATGCATTTGTAATCTCCAAGCCCAAATTGAGTTATGGTTGATGACATCACGGACATCCTTGGgggttattttctcagacttgaCAAAGTTCccccagagccacagaagacatactgtacaactgtTTCTACAGGCTGAATGGTACTTACCATGATTATTGAACTGGTGTGTACATATAAAATGTGTGGAAAAACCTGCATTGATGTGCTCAAGTAGGACACGATGATTTTTCCTAAAATACTCCTAGGAAAATTGCTAATGCATTGCTGctctgatttaaaataaatccgtCACAGCACTATTAAACTAGTTTCAGTAGTATCACAAATACCCAACAACTGTcacatgatgatgtcatactTCCTGACTCCAAAAAAAACCCtgaacaaaacaatacaacacatgtACTTGACATTTATAAATCATATTATTGAAATTTTAACCCACTAACTCTCTCTACTCTGTTAACGTTAGAGTTATTATCGATTTGTAtgatttctattttatttaaccttttccCATTTAACTGAATTCTTTGATAAAGTCACTCAGTTtgataaacaacaaaaatatggaaaCTTTAGAATAGAACTGcccaatatgaggaaaatatctaattgatattattttgactaatattgCAATTGagatatgattcacgatattggagggaatgatcatttttctcatttcactgaaaaattattaacattgaaagagattaaaatgattatagtgtgattttggCAAGGATCTGTacgattttcttttcctttagtctgttggatACAATTTGTAAAACATCTCTGCGGCCCCAAAagcttcattcagaatggtttgacaaatatttttgcctttaacaagTATTACGCCCCCTGTGATTTGGagatttcaattttaattaagTGTCCAGCCCTACTTTAGAACTTCTTTTTCTCCCCAAATCCTCTGACTGAATAGGAGTTTAtttgtgtatacatgtattcctgctgttttattattgttgtatgTAATTTGTCCCTAATACTCTCTCTTTATGTTCATTGATCTGTACGCTAATGTTGGCAAAAAATACCTACATCACAATCAGTTTTATTGGCCAAGtatacttacacacacagggaattTGACTTCGGTAGGTGTTAAAAGTATTCCtcccttttaacaaaaaaagacgtGATCAAACCCGTCGGCCACTGATTAACTAAAAGCTTGGTATCCATTGATCAATGACCACTTGTTGCCAAACGTTCAGATCACGACTGGTTACGTCATCAGACGTGAAGTGGCTGGCTGTGCCTCGAGTTGTAGCTTCCCGAAGAGCACGATTTAACTGGCTCTGGACACTATTATGTAATATGGCTGCTAATGTACACCGAGAGTTCCCTGATTTTAAATTAGCCAGTTGGTCAGTCAGcttgttctttgtttttccagttATTTCACCTTATAATAACTCTTCAGTTGGGGTAAACTTTACCGTTTCACTTCCGTCTGTCCCCGAAACGATCGTTGGTAGTTAACTAGCTATAACGTAACTGCCCGTTTCCCGTGAAGGAATGATGAAATGATCTTCTCGGGTTTGAACAACATTAAGTTAGCACCGTGTGTGTCTACCTccatttttatagcattttgacgtaagctaactagctaattATGCTGCTAGGTTAGCGTCATGTTGCTGTCCGAGATCAGGCCCTCGTATCCCCGTACTCACCAGTTGGTCATGTCCAGGAAGAAGGCGCAGCCGGCTGGGTTGAGCTGAAAGCCCAGCAGCCTCTGAAACTCCGAAATGAGGACGTCCTTGTCCGTGGTGCCCATGCAGCTGAACTTCTGCATGAGCTCCGCGTCCACGTCCATGTCCGTGCCCTCCATAGGGTGGCGGGTGTCCCGTAACGGAGACGGGGTGGTGCGAGGGGGGGGACCTCTTTCAGTTTAGTCCGAGGCCTTGTCCAGCCATAACAACCAGCTCAACAATAACAACCGTCACTGCGCATGGCACAACTAGGGGGACGATGTTTGACGTTGCAACAGCCCGCGCGTCACCTTCACCAATCACGTAATGGGCGTCGACGTCATCTGTTGCTATTTGCAGCCACCTTTTCATTGGTTTATCAGTCAGAATCAGAATGGGATTTCTTGCCAAGTAAATAACACTTAAATGGATTTACCTTGGTgattggtgcatacataaaaatatgaaacatgaaataaacaataaagcaaagtacTGCAACAGACaataaaatgttcataaaattgaaatattacctcaacaaaaatgtaaaattcaatTCGACGTTATTTAAGACACACAGGTCCATAACAGTAGAAAAATATGTagaacacaacaacacagacaaaataaaaaaattatgtatgtttaatttcacaacatcaaagtgattaaaacacatgcagacatttgTTCCAGTGTTTCCAAAAGCAAGAAGTGTCTTTTATCACTCTGTGTGGAGTCAGTTAAAGCCactataattacattttttgaaaaactttaGCAACACATACAATTTCTTATCACAGCATGAAAGGTGGGAACATTACTTGTCACAAACATATGACTCGCTCTTGTCCATCTTTGCAGTTTGAGAAAGATTCTGAATGCAtcattaaagggtaactaccgtttttttttaacctggactctatttttctatgttttttttatctaaagcCTCTTTCCGAGCAAGTAGTTACAGGAGCGTAGTTATAGGAAcagtccacttctaaacagttctactaactacTCTCCCCCAAACCAGTTTTTCCATTTGCATTCACTCTGACCAAGTGGCCATAGATACTGTCCTTTTGTTATTATAACACAGCCATCTAACCACCACTATGcaggaaagggaaaagaccctgccctgaagtaggagctgaaagagttacaggaaCTGTGGCCAGAGGAATTTAACATTCcccaaattattaaaaatggtTCTAGGAACATTACGTTCTAGGAACTGCAACAATCCGTCTGGTTGGAAAGTggcttaaagcaacactagagaactttttgtaatgtttcctaaatcggtggttcatcaactcgtaacagggtgaacggcacttgtTCTTTGCGGCTCTCTACTGGCTATGACGACACTaggcaagtttgccagatcaggtagcggatctgtagttcatATGAGACACAATGGGACAAATCTGCTTCCAACCAAGGGGgaccgaagcgggaaaagttacatagtgttgctttaagtgactgatggaaacaaTAGTATTTGACTTTGTTACATTGTTAAAAGGGTGGTTCAGAATATTGGACATAGGACCTCTCCTCCAGTTAACTAGTATGTTATTTATCAGTGGAGACCGTTTTCCACACGTTTCATCCAGTCCTTCTAGTTGCAGAGTTTGCTGACATTGGCAAGCGCAAGTCAATGGTTGAGGCTATAGCCTGCCACTAAAATGTCTTACCCACTCCACAGTACACccaaagcaaacaaatgatAACACCAGACTATCAATGCAATGGATTTAACGCAATCAAAGTCAAagggaacaaaataaaactgttctgGGTCGTCTTGctacttttccaaccatcacaactttagttttggctgaaaaaaactcatgatttaccaatttacatgtgaaaatatgttgacTGTATACACTTTTTCAAATAGAGTCGGATGGGTTTTGCGCtagcgacttcagagctgtttctcgttaaacagaaaggtctcaaagaggttttaaaggtctatctttGAAGGGATCTTTTCCATACTGTTGTCAGACACTCAGAATATcgatctgagcctgtcagtgccaaaacgagcacttttgtgatggtaaatacaagctggagaATTGCCCTGTTAACTTGTTTGTAGCTTGTTTTGAAGATGCCGACGCAGCGATCTTGCTTAAATGGATACTTCACCGACTAGCGTTTAGCTTTGTTTCAGTAGAAACCCGGTAGTGTTTTCCAATGACCATGCTTCCCTTCCTCATGTCCCCCCGAGACAAGAGATCTCTGTATTTTATGTCTCAAAAAAAACTCTGATGACGCAAAAATCTACATTTCGCGTCATCTGAGGAATTTTGTACCAAACTACAAGCCAGCTTGTTTCACATGTCTTCAACCACACATAGGGGGGTTGGACTCTTTACCCAAAGGGATTCAATTCAGCATTCAAACTACCGCAGATGTGTACCACTGGGATACATAGGTACAGATCGGAGAATATGAAGGAAACTTTACTACATAGGCTACAGAATAATCCACACACAacaagttgcccccgatgctgcaccatcagagtgtaaatttgtgtgagtgtttatctgaaaGCAGTTGGCActttgtacggcagccttggccacagtgtctgaatgtgtgtgaatggtgaatacttcctttaaaatgtaaaagcactttgagtagtcatcAAGACTAgaaaaagcgctatataaaaacagaccatttatatttacatctAGCTACTTCTAACCACTGGTGGAGTTTGTAACCGTTAAATTCTGACCATTCTACATCCCACGCAAATTGAAATTGAAGCTTGTAGCTAATGCTACAATTGCCTTAGCTGAACTTTACGGAGCCTATAAAGTATGTGCAGTAAATGTTGCCTGTTTcgcatgttgtttttatatatattaaatgtgtaacaccaaTTGAACCACGGTGAAACTTTGTTTTGcatatggttgaaatgacaataaaacacttGAGTTGAGTTGGATGCACCACTGTCTGTCTATGTAAACGCTAGGCAAGGtgtgcattctgggatttggtgtctttcagACACATGaccccaaaacacattttcttttctcttttctctgtctagAATCACATTTCTACGACATAAGTGACCCACTTTTAAGATACATTCATCTTTTCAACGGTGAAATATCCCATTAATTGCTCGAAATCTAGACGCATCCTAGCGGCAGCAACTATAATTCTTGGGTTTGGCTTGTCAGGCTTTAATAATGGACCAATGCCTGTtattcccatcagtcacttagacacaaaacataggaaaatagagTGCAGGTTGGaaaaacggtagttaccctttaattagcctacagtattttatttataggtATTTTTTCGTGCGGTGGTAACTCGTAATTTCAAGTGGAACTAACTGTCGCTAGGTCTTATATCTGGCAGGAACTCTTTTTGGGAACACCGGAATCGCGCTCTCGAAGGAGATTGCCGGGGAACATGCCtaagtatatattttattgtattctaCGTTTAGTCTATGATTTCCACGTTTCAACGAACGcagttattgtttgtatttagTAGTAAATAAGGAACGAAGGTAAAATATGCTTAGAAAAGTAATGAAACAGACCTGTTTGTTTCCAGTGAACGATGTGAGCTTTGTTTGGGCTGTGTCTATTTGCTGGACTCATTCAACCTCGATGTTACCAGCTTAGAACGTTGATAGAATTAAGAGCATGCTACTAAACAAAATCATTATTCTTTCTTATTTGTATGACTTTTATGGTTACTTAAACCCATATTGGGTATATGGTGAACatgtataaaataattttaaatctAAAGCTCTCCTGCAGCGCATACTTGCGTAAGGTAAAGATGTCCTGCTAAACAGGACACTTAAGTGTTAAACATCCCAACATTTCGTGCAGGATATTGAATTTCCTTGCAGGACAACTTCTGTACAATATGCATACTAAAATTCCCACAGGACTCCACAACTGAAACCTATTCCTGGAGGACGTTTTTGTAAAGGAATCATTTGTAATGTTAACATGATGGCAAAAAAAGCTTTACGGACCAAACAAACAGGTTTACAAAATAGTATTTCTAGATGTCATCTTTTAGAACCTACTGCAATACAATGTGTCCtcgagcaagacacttaacccctagtcgctccagaggcgtgcaacctcaaATATATAGCAACATcaaagtcgctttggataaaagtgtctgccaaatgacatgaaatgtaatgtgtcAGTGTGAATGAGTTCTTGACTATTCAGTTGTTCAGCTCATTGACAATTGGGATtgtatatacagtggcttgcataagtttacaaaCCCAAGCTAAAGTGGATTTAAAAGGGGAATACAAAAATTGACCTTGctgtcttttaatttaaaaaagaaatcaggaaaatccaacctttttcAAGGACACCAATCTTaacctatgttaaattcccatagagacaggatgattttttttttttttaaaggccagttatttcatggatccaggatatgtatgcatttttatgtatcctgataaagttcccttggtctttggaattgaaatacccccccccccccccatcatcacatgcCCTTCACCATACCTTATGCCCCTGCATTTttaggaagaaaatgtatttattttaaatgcagtgttcattcacaaagaaaattggtgtcctccAAAGgttggatatttttttaattaagtaattttttcttcttttttttaatccactttagtgtgtgtgtgtaaacttatgcaagccactgtacgtacgtacgtacatacatacatacatacatacatacatacatacaaatacagttTGGGGATAAGTTATGTCTGCAGCTCTGGACTTTTTGTGTTAACGTCAAACTTTTTTGCCCCAACAGGTTTTACTGTGATTACTGTGATACCTACCTTACACATGATTCGGTAagttgtacttgtgtgtgtgtgtgtgtgtgtgtgtgtgtgtgtgtgtgtgtattcaatTAAAATTACTGACAAGAATCTATCTTGGTTGTATTTTGCTCTTGTAAACTTCTACAAACCTCTTTTTGTTTCAGCCATCAGTAAGGAAGACCCACTGCAGTGGccgaaaacacaaagaaaatgtgaaggATTACTACCAGAAATGGATGGAGGAGCAGGCTCAGAGCCTCATCGATAAAACAAGTAAGCTAATTATTGGCTCAATTATCTGAAATACGTTGCTGAGGGAACCTAGAAGTACTATGCAACTGCAATGCCTTTTTAATTCTTGCTACCACtctttcaaaagttgtttgaaAGCATGTTTAGATGTCCTCTAACCCAAAGGTGGCCTCTATTGACTCGTATTACTGATGATTTATTTGATTGTACAGTCTACCGGTCACATACATAGTTACGGCTACTGcatgttgtttcttttccatATTTACTACTGCTTagattaaacaaataataataataaactaggTTTTAAGAGTAAAGCATGTTACAAATCCCACATAAAGCTTgcttatgcatgtgtgtgggctGTCCAAGCTCTTTGCTTAAATAGTGCTCTATGTACGCCAGCTTACTTGGGCCCCCTCTAAGATTACAAACCACTAATCCACATCAGAGATGCTAGAGTGTAGTATTGGCCACCGTGAAGGAACATGTTGTTTTACACACTAAATTCTCCTTTGCAACTTCAAAAGCGGGCGGGCCAAACATCCTTTTGAGGATGCAAAGAATGCAAAATGACCGTTTTTGTTTgtagactttttgttttgtagacTGCTATATTGATAGTGATGTTTTgtctgtactttttatttagaCCCCTACCCCAAATACCTAATGTTGCAGTAAACAGCAGCATACAATTTAGCCCACGTAGTGTAATTTGCGATGCAAACATTCTAAAAAGAGCCAGTGCGGTGCAATTTGTGGTTTGCATTCCATACGTACCGTATGAAACTGGACTAAACTTctttacaaacacaacaacgtgtgtgtgtgtgttaatgtttggTCTTTTCTCCCAACAGCGGCTGCCTTTCAACAGGGAAAGATTCCTCCCACACCGTTCCCTGGTGGCCCTCCCCCAGGTGAGTCTATCGGCTTTCAACTCTGCAGTAAGTTGATTAACTCAAATTAGTTAGTTTACTCAGAGGTAAAGATGTCAAAATATAACGTCATTCCCTATGATGGATGAGAACCTGATCTAATAAATGTGCATAGTATTGTCGGTATGATAACCTTTGCTGTTTGTGATACAGGTGGTCCTCCTCGCCCAGGCATGCTACCAACCCCCCCTATGGGTGGTCCACCTATGATGCCCATGATGGGGCCTCCACCACATGGAATGATGCCCGGTGGACCCGGTAAATAATATGCTTATTATTGCGATTACTAAAGACTTTTATCATATGGATGCGCCAACAGTCTTGTTGTCAGtacttaaaattcctcatgggcgagacagaaactacgcactaaagctttaacgcTATGAGTTTGCACAGAATCAGAAAACCAAAAGAAGATATTCCCACAACACAGTGGCCCATTTATCATGTGATTTATTAAAGAGTACAATCTTGACCAGGTTATTCTAAATGAGTTGTGTTTTAGATGCAAAGTTTTAGATGCATGGACG
The Etheostoma cragini isolate CJK2018 chromosome 4, CSU_Ecrag_1.0, whole genome shotgun sequence genome window above contains:
- the ilrun gene encoding protein ILRUN, whose translation is MEGTDMDVDAELMQKFSCMGTTDKDVLISEFQRLLGFQLNPAGCAFFLDMTNWNLQAAIGAYYDFESPNVNTPSMSFVEDVTIGEGESVPPDTPFTKTWRIQNTGAESWPPGVCLKYIGGDQFGHVNTVMVNSLDPQEISDVSVQMRSPTAPGMYQGQWRMCTATGLFYGDVIWVILSVEVGGLLGVTQQLSSFETEFNTQPQRNVQGDFNPFASPQKNKHDASDNSFADPGGAWERSQEPIQQDQNGQSHNAVNRASNGLQTNLSVVTYGQGIHGPYPFGQS
- the snrpc gene encoding U1 small nuclear ribonucleoprotein C, whose amino-acid sequence is MPKFYCDYCDTYLTHDSPSVRKTHCSGRKHKENVKDYYQKWMEEQAQSLIDKTTAAFQQGKIPPTPFPGGPPPGGPPRPGMLPTPPMGGPPMMPMMGPPPHGMMPGGPGGMRPPMGGPMQMMPGPPHMMRHPRPMMMPVRPGMMRPDR